The Argopecten irradians isolate NY chromosome 16, Ai_NY, whole genome shotgun sequence genome window below encodes:
- the LOC138310564 gene encoding uncharacterized protein isoform X1, whose translation MQTFETENPSKTSERCGESQRPILMLGGVILLTVAVILVLTIVLLDRQESSPDFADNRQNSNIDTGYVLSANDMSLYLASTRRWVNITDEVDPRSCEEIDDFRWLTDSIIHGCCTSSPKFFALTTVTALNGTSYNLAANQVFPIETCDQTNGCDTCTCTMVDGVFQAKTTGGSIVWFELKSCCKCLTSNQLDFIG comes from the exons ATGCAGACGTTTGAGACAGAAAATCCTAGTAAAACAAGCGAGCGTTGTGGCGAATCTCAAAGGCCAATACTCATG CTCGGTGGTGTCATACTGTTGACAGTCGCGGTAATACTGGTGTTGACAATAGTATTGTTGGATCGCCAAGAGTCGTCACCTGATTTTGCTGACAACAG ACAAAACAGCAACATAGATACCGGATATGTTTTATCAGCCAACGATATGAGTCTGTATCTTGCCAGTACACGGCGCTGGGTTAACATTACTGATGAAGTAGATCCGAGAAGTTGTGAGGAAATTGATGACTTTCGATGGTTAACTGATAGTATCATCCATGGCTGTTGTACATC AAGTCCTAAGTTTTTTGCTTTAACAACTGTCACTGCACTTAATGGAACGTCCTACAACCTGGCTGCCAACCAAGTTTTTCCTATTGAAACTTGCGA CCAAACTAATGGTTGTGAcacgtgtacatgtacaatggtGGATGGCGTGTTTCAGGCAAAAACAACAGGAGGCTCAATTGTGTGGTTTGAATTAAAATCCTGCTGTAAATGCCTTACATCGAATCA ACTGGATTTCATTGGATAA
- the LOC138310564 gene encoding uncharacterized protein isoform X2, with protein sequence MQTFETENPSKTSERCGESQRPILMLGGVILLTVAVILVLTIVLLDRQESSPDFADNRQNSNIDTGYVLSANDMSLYLASTRRWVNITDEVDPRSCEEIDDFRWLTDSIIHGCCTSSPKFFALTTVTALNGTSYNLAANQVFPIETCDQTNGCDTCTCTMVDGVFQAKTTGGSIVWFELKSCCKCLTSNQ encoded by the exons ATGCAGACGTTTGAGACAGAAAATCCTAGTAAAACAAGCGAGCGTTGTGGCGAATCTCAAAGGCCAATACTCATG CTCGGTGGTGTCATACTGTTGACAGTCGCGGTAATACTGGTGTTGACAATAGTATTGTTGGATCGCCAAGAGTCGTCACCTGATTTTGCTGACAACAG ACAAAACAGCAACATAGATACCGGATATGTTTTATCAGCCAACGATATGAGTCTGTATCTTGCCAGTACACGGCGCTGGGTTAACATTACTGATGAAGTAGATCCGAGAAGTTGTGAGGAAATTGATGACTTTCGATGGTTAACTGATAGTATCATCCATGGCTGTTGTACATC AAGTCCTAAGTTTTTTGCTTTAACAACTGTCACTGCACTTAATGGAACGTCCTACAACCTGGCTGCCAACCAAGTTTTTCCTATTGAAACTTGCGA CCAAACTAATGGTTGTGAcacgtgtacatgtacaatggtGGATGGCGTGTTTCAGGCAAAAACAACAGGAGGCTCAATTGTGTGGTTTGAATTAAAATCCTGCTGTAAATGCCTTACATCGAATCAGTAG